A region from the Spea bombifrons isolate aSpeBom1 chromosome 7, aSpeBom1.2.pri, whole genome shotgun sequence genome encodes:
- the FZD7 gene encoding frizzled-7: protein MAGVGFLLCGITLLFGELLSGSAGQQHQGEKGISVPDHGFCQPISIPLCTDIAYNQTIMPNLLGHTNQEDAGLEVHQFYPLVKVQCSAELRFFLCSMYAPVCTVLEQAIPPCRSLCERARQGCEALMNKFGFQWPERLRCENFPVHGGGEICVGQNSSDTPSGPTANPTPYLPDIITFNPIATREFTCPRQLKVPPYLGYRFLGEKDCGAPCEPTKANGLMYFKEEEVRFARLWVGIWAILCGISTLFTVLTYLVDMRRFSYPERPIIFLSGCYFMVAVAYAAGFLLKDKAVCLDRFSDDTYRTVAQGTKKEGCTILFMILYFFGMASSIWWVILSLTWFLAAGMKWGHEAIEANSQYFHLAAWAVPAVKTITILAMGKVDGDILSGVCYVGINSVDSLRGFVLAPLFVYLFIGTSFLLAGFVSLFRIRTIMKHDGTKTEKLERLMVRIGVFSVMYTVPATIVLACYFYEQAFRDTWEKTWLMQTCKSFAVPCPNHNFAPMSPDFTVFMIKYLMTMIVGITSSFWIWSGKTLQSWRKFYHRLSNSSKGETAV from the coding sequence ATGGCCGGTGTGGGCTTCCTGTTATGCGGCATCACCTTGCTCTTCGGAGAACTCCTTTCCGGTTCGGCCGGTCAGCAGCACCAAGGAGAAAAAGGAATCTCAGTGCCAGACCATGGCTTCTGCCAGCCGATCTCCATCCCGCTCTGCACGGACATTGCCTATAACCAGACAATTATGCCAAACCTGCTGGGCCATACCAACCAGGAAGACGCCGGGCTGGAGGTGCATCAGTTCTACCCGCTGGTGAAGGTGCAATGCTCAGCCGAGCTAAGATTCTTCTTGTGCTCCATGTACGCCCCGGTGTGCACGGTGCTGGAGCAGGCTATCCCCCCGTGCCGGTCTCTGTGCGAGCGggcaagacaaggctgcgaggCCCTCATGAACAAGTTCGGCTTCCAATGGCCCGAAAGACTGCGGTGCGAGAACTTCCCTGTGCACGGGGGAGGCGAGATCTGCGTGGGGCAAAACAGCTCAGACACACCGTCTGGCCCCACGGCCAACCCTACCCCTTACTTACCGGACATTATCACCTTCAATCCTATCGCTACACGGGAGTTTACTTGCCCCCGGCAGCTCAAAGTTCCACCTTACCTGGGCTATCGTTTTCTTGGGGAAAAAGACTGCGGGGCCCCCTGCGAACCCACCAAAGCCAACGGATTGATGTATTTCAAGGAGGAAGAGGTGCGCTTTGCCCGCTTGTGGGTGGGTATCTGGGCCATCCTGTGCGGCATCTCCACGCTCTTCACCGTACTCACCTACCTGGTCGACATGAGGCGGTTCAGCTACCCCGAGAGGCCCATCATCTTCTTGTCGGGCTGCTACTTCATGGTCGCCGTGGCTTATGCCGCCGGTTTCCTCCTCAAAGATAAAGCCGTGTGCCTGGACCGCTTCTCGGACGATACCTACCGCACGGTGGCACAAGGAACCAAGAAGGAGGGATGCACCATCCTCTTCATGATTCTCTACTTCTTCGGAATGGCCAGCTCCATCTGGTGGGTCATCCTGTCACTCACCTGGTTCCTGGCAGCCGGCATGAAGTGGGGCCATGAGGCCATTGAAGCCAACTCTCAGTACTTCCACCTGGCTGCCTGGGCTGTGCCGGCAGTGAAGACCATCACTATCCTGGCCATGGGGAAAGTTGACGGAGATATCCTGAGTGGGGTTTGCTATGTCGGCATCAACAGCGTAGATTCCTTGCGTGGATTCGTGTTGGCGCCGCTCTTCGTGTACCTTTTCATCGGCACATCCTTTCTCCTGGCCGGGTTTGTGTCGCTGTTCCGCATCCGAACCATCATGAAACACGATGGCACCAAGACCGAGAAGCTGGAGAGGCTGATGGTGCGGATAGGGGTGTTCAGCGTGATGTACACGGTGCCGGCCACCATCGTGCTGGCTTGTTACTTCTACGAGCAGGCCTTCAGGGACACGTGGGAGAAGACCTGGCTCATGCAGACCTGCAAGAGCTTCGCGGTGCCCTGTCCCAACCACAACTTCGCCCCCATGAGTCCGGACTTCACGGTCTTTATGATCAAGTATCTCATGACCATGATCGTGGGAATCACTTCGAGCTTTTGGATATGGTCGGGGAAGACCCTGCAGTCCTGGCGCAAGTTCTACCACAGGCTGAGTAACAGCAGCAAAGGGGAGACTGCTGTGTGA